The stretch of DNA TCCCAACGAGCTTAAGAAGAATCATCGGCTTCATCAGTTCGCAGTTGCGCCAACCCCTCCTTGTAAACTTCAAAGTCATCGGAGGACCAACGGCAGACAAGGTACAGTCGGAATGTTGCCATCTGCATCCCAAGCAACCTCTACAATGAAGAAATTCAAGAGGGCTTTAATGCAATGGAACAGACCAGACATAAGATTGGCAAATGCATTTTCAGGTTAACGGAACAGCCAATTTGTTTTACCTCGTGTATATCTTAAAGCACATAATAATTAGGGCAGTACAAAGATAATACCATTAGCTTGGTCACGATATAATGACAAATGTAATCTGATTTTGCAATAAGTTGTGTAGGTTATTAATAGCCtcatcaaacaaaatatgtagTACATACCAGAATTTGTGCTGCCTCGGGCGAAATGGGCTTCCCTTCTTCACATACTACATGATCTGCAACTAATTCTACTGTACCTGTATGAACCAAACCAAACTTTACAACCATTTCGCTTGGTAAGTTCTAGCACACGCACAAAAATTGTTGGGAAACTGCTACCTTTGTTCAGACGAACTGGCAGTCCTTGCTTGCGTAGAAAGGGTTCCATTTCATGTGTGAACTGTTCCAAGGGACCTTCCTTAAGCTCCACCTGGCATAGCATCATGTTTTAAATATAGTAAACCATGTTGTATGAAGAAGAAAGGTGCCTAGTTATTCTAGACATCGTGAATTTTGCAGACAACACAGCTATAACCAAAGAGCTTAACATCGTCAAATGCTTTTGACttaaatttttccaaaaatcaCTACGGTCGCGTTCGTTGCCtcctctaagttaacttatccccctcgtttttcgcacgcgcgcttcccgaactgctaaacggtgtattttttgcaaaaaatttctatagaaaagttgttttaaaaaatcatattaatccattatatttttaacaattaattaatcatatactaatctattactatgttttccgtgccgggtaagttaatttaccccCTCtcaaacgaacacggcctaagggGCTTGCCATCGTCACTGTAACTTTAGTATGAATCTGGATAAACACAGTGCCATGGTATTTGCAGTATGTTTACTGAGACCACAAGCCATGAACaggtatagaaataaaaaaaggaaaaagtaaCTTGAATACCGTTTCTGTCGCAGCACTTCCTGTCCTTGCGAAATCATGCTCTTTGAATTCTCGAAATAATCTGCAATGAAATATATGGAAAAAAGTGTTAATATAAAGCAAAGGTAGTCATCATGTAAAAGTATAAACCATCAGAGAAGGAGACTATACCTCTCTACATCATCTCTTGGAAGATTAGTAAAGAGCAGTCCAGAATCACCTTGGAGGAACTAAATACAGAAAACATACTTCAATTAAGACATAATATTTCGTAGGGAGGTTGTGGATTGCATTACCTGCCAAGGattaagaaaggaaaaaagttcACCTTGGAAAGCTTATGGAGGCCTGTTTTAGCTTCATCAGCAGGTGAACGCCCCAGCGCTATCTGCATGACCTTCTTTCCAGCAAGGAATATCCTGACATAAAAGGAAGGAGCATGTAAGAGTGGCACCCATGTTTAAGCTGCACACAGCAAGAAATCCAATGTATGCAGCATATCATTTGGGCAGTAATAGTCagagtaacaaaaataacaagagGGAGGTAGGTACCTGCTAGATGACTTGAGCTGCTCTCTGAGGTCCTTGAGCTTCTGATTCCTCATGTTATCATAGGTGAAGACATAGGCAGTAGAGTAATTGTCAACAGCTTGTTTGATATCGGCGACCACTTTGCCCTTGCGCTCTAATCCCGGCTTCTTCTTGGTCTTGGACAGGGTTACTGCGCTCGAATCGAATCAGGGGCAGGGCCAGGGCGTAAATTACAGGgacaaaaactaaataaaagcTTGGCGTTGCTTACTACTAATACTAATTCCTCCTACAAAAGAAGAGTGGTTTGTGCAGAACAGTGGCAATCTAGCTACAACTCTAGCAAAGAAAGAGACAAAGGTTTTGGATCTCCTCCTCGTTGGCCATGGGAAGAGAAGCCTGTAGCTTACGAGTATTTGCGAGCAATTAAGCAAGATCCTCAAAGTACACATTCTAGGAAGTGATGAGCAGCGacaaggaaggaaggaaggaaggaaggagggagcACGAAGTTACCAGGACGGTTGCGCTTGGATTTCGGCATCTCAGCTTcttctcggcggcggcggcggcggcagagggcgCGGCTGGTTCAATCAATGAATGGAAGAAGAAACAACATCTACTACTAGTCTTGTATTGTAGGGTTTATGTggtgggctgggctgggcttcATGTAGTTCTTGTCCGTTATGGGCTGGATTGTTGTTGCTAGGAAAAAGAATAAGTCCACTTTAGCTCCCTCCTGCTGCCGTCGAATTTCAAAATTGTCCGTAAACCCGAATTTAGGTCTTGAATTCGCATATCTAATCTAATATAGGCCCCTGAATAGTACGAATGTGTGGTTTTATTTACGTGAATCTTAGTCAGTAAAAGAAaccttacaaaatttatgggGCCTAAAGGTCAGTGAaataggattaaaaaaaaaaactctcctctctcctctctcttttctcttcttttcttttaactcTCTCCGCTGACAAAGTTTACATGCTCGTTGACCTATTTGGTTGTTCACCAAGGGCGGTGCCATGGCAGAGCTCCCCAACATGTGCCGTCTGCATGTCTACACAAGCACATCATCGCTGTCGACGAGCGAGATCTGTGGCCATGCCACCttcatctcctctctctcttcttctgtGCAGTCGGCAGCGCTGGGGTGTGGATGGCGGGTGGCCCATTCGCGAAGAAAGCTAGAGAGAGCAACAACAACAGGAAGCTCAATCGACTCGTCGCATTTGTCGTTCGTCTGTCTCCTCCGCTCGACGACCGTCGGCCGTCCCCTGCGTGCAACTTGACGACCGCCGGCCACCTACCCTCTATGCGCCCTAGCTTGCATGGTGACCGCCGACCGCTGCCGTCCGCCGTTCGTTATTCGTGCCCAGCTCGTCGGCCGCTACCGCCCATCCCTAGCCCGTTGGGCCGGCGCTCCCCGCCcaggccgccgcccgccatcTGCATCCATGCTACCGCCTTGCGCACCCTAGCTCGATACCCTGCCGCCCCCGCCTACCCCGCCATATGCGCCCAGCTCGCTGGTCATTGCCGCCTGCACCGCAAGCTGGATGCACGGAGTCACGGAGagaaaagaggaagaagagagagaggagaggaaggaagaaaataagtaaagagaaaaaaaaaactctaacaTATAGGATACCATATCAGCAAAAtcggaaaaaatattaatactaccaaggaatttttttaaacagtttactaaatttagaaatacacgtgtttgattttgtgattAAGGGACATCAGATAAACTCAACGTTAAGCGAGAGACCCCCTCTACTTGGGGCTGTTGCTACAAAAGGCCTAGCTCAGCCCAATTGGAAGCCCATGCCCTTATATATCATAGCTCAGTAATAAGAAGCAAAAAGGCGTATTAGCTTAGTCCAATTGGCAGCCCAACATTTTATATAGATACCATGGCTCAGCAGTTACAAATAAAAGGGCCTATTAGCTCAGCTGGTTAGAGCGTCGTGCTAATAACGCGAAGGTCGCAGGTTCGAGACCTGCATGggccattttattttttactttttaaacaaTTGACATATTATTATTCctgataaaaatacattaaaaagaaataaaggtagaaaatatttttgatttacGTTTAAAGAACGtttaaagaagaagaaaaaactaggTTTCCGTTCAGTTTCAAGTATTTAATTTCACCAATAAGATAGACTCGCTTCACATTTTTAATTacacaaaaaaatcattggaGAAAGGTCTGCTAAGATTTTTGGGAAAACA from Oryza brachyantha chromosome 12, ObraRS2, whole genome shotgun sequence encodes:
- the LOC102717298 gene encoding mRNA turnover protein 4 homolog translates to MPKSKRNRPVTLSKTKKKPGLERKGKVVADIKQAVDNYSTAYVFTYDNMRNQKLKDLREQLKSSSRIFLAGKKVMQIALGRSPADEAKTGLHKLSKFLQGDSGLLFTNLPRDDVERLFREFKEHDFARTGSAATETVELKEGPLEQFTHEMEPFLRKQGLPVRLNKGTVELVADHVVCEEGKPISPEAAQILRLLGMQMATFRLYLVCRWSSDDFEVYKEGLAQLRTDEADDSS